Within the Salvia hispanica cultivar TCC Black 2014 chromosome 4, UniMelb_Shisp_WGS_1.0, whole genome shotgun sequence genome, the region tttttgattgtacaaaatttggttgcatagacttattgatataaatatgGCATCAATTTAGAAATGatagtatctaataatgaTTTGTGAATGTGTACATTGACACACATCCAAAGAAATGGAAGTAGTAGGGTCAAAATTTATCAGTGAAATAGGGTCGTTGCCGACTCACTAGCGTTGTCGGCCACCATATAAGTTAAGGAAGTTTTTTTTAGCTATCTAAATCACGTAAAAAGGATAATCAGGGCAAAAGCTTGATTGTCGCAGGATCTAAAGACAATTTCTGCAATATTCCAGCTGTATTCTTGGACTAAAGGTGGGTCGGTCGACCTCCTTTTTCGTTCCTTAATGTTCTGTAATGCAATCCGacataattttagaattataagTCAATTAAAACtctcaaattattcaaaacctAAGAAAATATATGTTGTAGATTAGATTATTTGTCACAGCCAAATAAAAAGcacaaattttcaacttaTTAGCACTTGATTCGGAAAATCTCAACTTTCTATCAAGTTGTTGAGAAAAAGATAGGGATTATCCATCAAGGCGTCAAGTGGTTTggtttttattcaaaatacaaaattgacaAATGTAGTGTGactaataattattgtatgaCAGTATGAGAATATGCCATGATATATTCGATAAATTCAACACGTTggaaattcattatttatatacacaCAAATACACTACTTCCATGGAAATTTTGATCTAGTgtaaataataagtaaataatattGTTCCTTTGCTCCAAAAATAATCATGCAATATTTGTGGACGACAGAGTTTAAATCCGCAATTAATAAAGTTAGAAAAGAGAACcatcaataaaataagagagaagaaaaagaaaaatgtcaaaaagtTATCGAACATAAGACTAATTTTATGgataactcaaaataaaaaatagaattattttttcatgatatctctttttaatttgatcgTATGGATGTATTATATGAATAATCACACTTTGTTCATCCAAAtcactatttttcattttgatttataatcattaatatctttcatttttaacaatttaattctcttactaataaatgtatataatacTTGAAAAACACACATCAATTTAAAATGGGCTagtattgaaattattaaagtttgattgaattttagttaatcatatgaaattttaaaactgaaatattaaaacacgagctttatattttcttaatcttctcATCTACTTATAatctgtaattttttattgatattcaGAATAATGTTATTTCATATAGaaaataagagataaaaaaagaaagaaaatagtatacttatagtaattaatcatgttatttcaaacataattaatgacagcattttatatattgatgacacaattaataaaagataaaattacgTAATGTAATATTCAGATTACAACAACATGATTGGTCGAATCTCATAACATTTCAGGATTATTTAAATGAAgatatttcatgatttttctttaattatttaaatgtcatcttcattctatttttggttgtacgataatcacaaaaaaaattgaataaaaaaattaaaaatcgtgTGTCAGTATCAATCGAAGTGTTCCACTAAACTACAACGATTGTCGTTCGACGCCTTCCACACAGTCAATCGTGAAAAATGTGGATGTGGAAAGCATTTATTTAACCCCTTTTTATTGTAGAAGAAGATAGCAGATCAGCTCAAACACACGCCAACTGTTTGTGAAATTGtctcagagagagagagagaaaaatatctACAAGAGCTCAAAGCTTTTCCGATTCAGCTGAGGGCTGATTGTAAAGAGGGAAAGCGAAATGATGGGCCGTTTCGGAGAGAAGTTCACGTCCTTCTATAACAATCGGTGGCTGGTTTTCGTGGCTGCAATGTGGCTGCAATCATGCGGCGGCGTTGGTTATGTATTCGGGAGCATATCGCCGGTGATCAAGAGCAATCTGAGCTATAATCAGAAGCAAGTTGCGAGATTGGGGGTGGCCAAGGATTTGGGTGACAGCGTTGGGTTTTTACCTGGGATTTTAACGGATTTTCTGCCGCTGTGGGGTGTTTTGCTGGTTGGGGCGATTCAGAATCTGATTGGATATGGTTGGGTGTGGCTGGTTGTCACTGGAAGAACTCCTGTCTTGCCGTTGTGGGCCGTGAGTGCTTCTTTTACCCCTTTTTTTTGTCAAGTTCTTCACTTTTTGATCCATTGACTTTTGGCCTTTTACTGATTTTGAACGAGATCTTGTGTTTTtctgtgtatgtgtgtgtgtgtgtgttaaattggtttgaatatgaaattttggTTGTTGGGCCTTTTTTGGGGATTTTAAGGCGTTGAACTTGAATTATGCCAGCTGTTGAGGTTGATGTTTTTGTGACTAGTGTGGAATGATTTTGGTCTTTGTTTTTCAGTTCAAGTTCTTGCTTCTTCTTTTCCTAGCTAGTTTTGGGTTGATGTTTGTGCTTGTCCTGGGACAATTTGTTCGTTGAGGATTAATGAAATCGATCTTACCTTATCTGGAATCGGTTGTTTTCTGGATGTGTTTATTGAGAACTTGTGATAGTAAGATGTATTGATGACTGTTAGACATGGGATGAATTCATATCCACATGAAATGCTATGAATTTTTCTCTTAAAGATGCTATTGCTACCTATAACTGAAGAAAAGTGTTTATAACTTTCTGTTTCTGTGGAGATGTTGAGGATCATATGCTAATGGTAATGTGTGTTTTATCTGCAATAAAACAAGTTCTAAAATCTGTGTAAGTGGAAATGTAAATGGTTGACTGATCGTCTGAAGGCATAGCCGACCAGTCAATTTTTCTGGTGGCCTTGATCAATTGACAATTGGCGATATGAAAGTTTGAAGCAGAAGATGGCATCTTTCTAGTTGTTAAAAGTTCTTGCAATTTTATAGTTGCAGCCGGTTCCTCAGTAGGGACGCGGTTCTCTTCCTGTTTTGACTGTTATATCCTTTCATATATGCAGATGTGCATTCTTATATTTGTGGGAACGAATGGTGAGACCTATTTCAATACAGCTGCACTCGTGTCTTGTGTGCAAAACTTCCCAAAGAACCGAGGTCCAGTTGTGGGGATACTCAAGGGTTTTGCTGGGCTGAGTGGAGCAATCTTGACTCAGGTATATGCATTGTTGCATTCTCCCGACCAAGCTTCTCTGATATTTATGATTGCAGTTGGTCCGACAATAGTGGCCATTGCGCTGATGTTCATCATCAGGCCTGTAGGAGGTCACAAGCAAGTAAGATCGTCTGACGGGTACAGTTTCACAACCATTTACGGTGTCTGCATCATTTTGGCTGCTTATTTGATGGGGGTCATGCTCGTACAAGATCTTGTCTCCGTGAGCGAGACTGTCGTTACAATCTTCACTCTGATTCTGTTTGTCCTTCTGTTGTTCCCTATTGTCATCCCTATCACCTTGAACTTCCGAGACCCAAAACCACCCGAAGAAGAGTCACTTCTCAGCCCAGATAATCAACAGTCGAGCAGATCCGGAGATGAGTCTCCAGATATCATATTCAGTGAAATTGAAGATGAAAAGCCAAAAGAAGTGGATCTCCTTCCTGCTTCGGAGAGGCAAAAGAGAATCGCTCAGCTTCAGTCGAGACTTGCCCAAGCCGCTGCCGAAGGAGCAGTGAGAATCAAGAAACGAAGGCCACACCGTGGAGAGGATTTCACTATGATGGAGGCATTGGTTAAGGCTGATCTTTGGCttatctttttctctcttatgcTAGGTTCCGGTTCTGGTTTGACTGTGATTGATAACTTGGGCCAAATGAGTGAGTCTCTCGGGTATGACAACACCCAAGTTTTCGTCTCCATGATCAGCATCTTTAACTTCCTAGGCCGCGTTGGTGGTGGCTACTTCTCTGAGATAGTCGTCAGGTAACAAATCTCATCGATTCTCATCATTAAATCCTTGATAGCAGTATATCATAACTATCACATATTCGTTCTCACTCGATTTCCTTTGCTTGTAAAAGTGACTATGCATACCCAAGGCCTATAGCCATAGCCGTTGCTCAAGTCTTTATGGCGATTGGACATTTTCTCTTCGCTATGGGATGGCCTGGCTCGATGTACGTTGGAACTCTCCTCGTTGGCCTTGGCTATGGAGCACATTGGGCCATCATACCTGCTACAGCCTCCGAATTGTTTGGTCTGAAAAAATTCGCAGCTCTATACAATTTCCTCACCCTTGCCAACCCTGCAGGTTCTCTGATAATGTCAGGTGTTCTCGCGAGTTCCATATACGACAGTGAAGCAGAGAAACAAGCTCACGGAAAAAATTACATACCTCGTGGTATATCCTTCTCGTTCCCAAACTTCTTGAGAGCTGAAGAAACACTAAAATGCAAAGGTACCATTTGCTTCTGCGTGACTTCCTTGACCCTGTCGGGGCTCTGTGTGGTTGCCGTCATCTTGAGCTTGATTCTTGTCTATCGAACGAAGTCAGTGTACCGTAACCTCTACGGAAGTTCTCGGAGGTAAGGTGATGAATACTACCGTGTCTGCAGTTTAATGCAGTGTTATCTTGTTTTGGTTGTTTGTATCGTTTCTTCACCAATCAAAGCTCTAGCAGCAAAGTTTGGTTGGTTGAAGCTTTGTGATATATTCTTTGATTACAGGATCAAATTATTTGAGTGACAGTATGatgttttttattgtatttggTAATGCTTTCCTCATTTTCTTTGGAAGATATGGATGACCAATGATTGATTGTTGTATGAGATTAGTCTTGCGGTTGTgtgattaataaaaattgtaattaacCAAGCCTTCATTCTTTCTTGATATACAATGAAATTTGctcaaaataataccaaatgtaaattaaatacacACAAACTCAAAAGGCAAAAGGCAATATCTAATTAGACCAAACTCAACAAGATGCTGCATCTTCATCTGCTTCAGGAATAGAGGCAAGAACCAGTTGAGGTTCAGCCACAATGCCTTCTCTAATATCCCTCCTAGCCCTTCTTCGCTCGCGTTGTAATCTGAACGACTCCCTCTTTCGTGCTCTGTAACTGTTGGGGTTCTCGGGTTGCACTTCACGGGGGTAGACACTAATCTGTTTATTGCAGCAGTAGTTTTGAGTGAAATTGAGCATTCACACAAGTTGCAAGTTTGTGAAGATGAAAGGCTTACCTTTTTCTTGTCTGGTCCAAACTTCTCGAACTTCACTAGTCCATCTATCAAGGCGAAAATAGTGTGATCCCGGCCGAGCCCAACGTTGTTGCCAGGATGAAACTGcacaaaattgaaagaatgaagatgaagataatCAAGTGTAAGCCGTGAGGTTGTGACGAGGTTCTTGTCAGCATAGGCTAAGTTCTTGAAACACTAGAAATCAAGATGGgtttttttcatgaaatctTAAGCAATCAGCACCAAGAGAGTTTTATAACAGTGACAATCTTGATCCATCAAACAAGCTAATAGAAGGCCTCACAAAAAGGATAATGCACACCAATAAGGTTTGGCATTTCCAAATGCATATAGCAGTTGTAATAAGGTTCAATATCTCACCTCCAACTGCATATATCACATGTAAAATTTGCTACTTCCAATTGCAATAGGagtaatagtagtatgatTCAATCTCTCACCCTCTAACTGCAATTATCACAGATAAAATTTGCTGTTTCCAATTGCATATAGCAGGTTGACATTTCATCCAAGAAATCAACAAATAGCACGAATAAGGTTCGACAATTCTACGCTCCAACGTTCAATATCTTTCACTGTCCAACGGCATATAGCACTAATCCGTATCCCCCAAATCCCAATTGTTCTATTCATATTCATAAACAAGCCCTTCAAACAACCTAGCTAGTTTGATATTTCATCCTCCAATCCACAAATAACTCTAATAAGGTTCGACATTCACAAATGCATGACATTTGCATCCTCCAATTGTTCAATTCATTCATCCAacaataataaagtaaataaaccCTAATCTCATACCATGCCAACTCCAAACAGTTCAgagaatcaaaattcaaaatcacaatGCTCCAATGCAGAATTACGCACCTAATCTTCACAATAAAAcctaaattcaaaaaaaaggCTGCATTagaaagagatagagagaCCTTGGTGCCGCGTTGGCGGACGATAATGGAGCCAGCCTTGGCCGCTTGATCGCCGAAAATTTTGACTCCAAGCCTCTGCCCCGGCGAGTCGCGGCCGTTCTTAGTGCTTCCAGCTCCTTTCTTGTGCGCCGACTCAATCGTCAGCGGCGGCTTCATCGGGAGCAGAACGGCGGCGTGCTGAGCGACGTGAATCGAACCGAAATCGCCTCTGAAAAAGGAAGAGGAGGAGCTGGAGGCGATGGAGAGCCCCTTGAACGCCCCCGCCAGATTGAAACTCAAACTCACTGCCGCCATTGTTGTCTCTGCAAATCAACTCAATTTACAGTTGAAAAAGATAAGGATTTTTGTATATTGCATTTACCTTATCGACACTGGTGGAGTATGTGAGCTACAACCACCTGATTTTTACTCCTTacgaaaataaattactagtagtagttCAAATTTTACCAACCtcgtaaaatttgaaaacggATACTTCAATTatacaatttcaatttaaaacaattatgCTGCTCGCGATAAATTTGTATGATTTCACATATGTgcatttttgtaataaaaacaTTTGCTCCGACACAAAAATCTTATCTAAAGATAAGATTAAGATCTAGTTAAAGTTTTTATCTAGAGTTCGAGTTCATCATGACGTGGCAATACTACATAATAAACTCTTTGTTTGCACAAAATAATTACCTAAcgagaaaataaattgttaaaaGGTAGTTTTTAACGTACATAACTGAACttttttcaacattttatattgaaaatcattttataaacattaattgatttaaaataaatttcatactcATCATTTTGCAATacttggaaaaaaaaatttaattttacttgatatatatgtatatttaagaaaaaaaaatattttcttactaaatattgtataattaattcaaatcaagCTCAAAATCATGTTACGATTCGATATAAATTTCTATATATCACTTCTTACTTATCGCTAcatataatacaataaataataaaactaatttttgattaaattcaCTTAAGTTTAAATAGGACGTAGGGAATACTTTTTCTTCAACAGTGACACCCTTAATCTTTTTGTCTTTTTGCTGCTCaacaaaatttacaaataatcaACAGTTTTAAATACCACAAGTTACAACTACAAGAAGAAATTCCTACAACAGGTTAGgctaaaaaaatttcacattCGTGGCAATCGTAGTCCGTTACATCGCCCTACTCAGAAGACGAAACTGCCAACCAAAACCGCGGTCAGTGGCACGGTCAAGTTGTCGTCGAGCTCAGTGCTGAAAGGGTGTGATTCAACTAAAGCAGTAGCCACAGACACTACCAAAAACCCAATAACCAATTTAACGCTTTCTTCCATGAACCCGAAAGATGCATAGTACATCATGATTCTGTTGAGGCATACGTCTCTTTCAGAACATAAATGTCATTAAGTTTAAGGCagaggacgaggacgagggAGAGTATGTTACCCGAGAGAAGCCAAGAAACCGAAACTCGCCATTGCAATACTGCCATTGACtgatttgttttgattgtaGGGAAGTTTCTGGCCACCAAAACGACGTCCCACAATATCAGCCATACCTGATAAGAATGTGGTTATCCGACTAACAACGTTGGAGAAACTAATCGTGCGGAACCAGAAGTCGAATAGAAGAGAATACCATCACCAGCACACATGTTACACACTGCTGCAATTGCGATAGGAGACGTCCTCCAGTAAACGGCACTGGCTAGAGTGATTGTGGCAGCATAGTACAATGGCCCCTTAAGGAGTTCCCTGAACAGACAATCGACATTGGGATTAAATCAACTTATTCGGATTCTTAGAAGCAGCTCTTGATTTCGAATCATCTTTGCTTGCAGCATCAACACATCATGCTGTTGAAGCTTCAAAAACAGGCTATGTTTTGCACACTTGTCAACGACACGCAGAAAATTAATGTGGTTTTTACAACATGAGAATTCGGAGAGTACCAAGAAAACTTGAATGCCACTATTCTACCATTAGACAGTTTCTTCTTGACAAACTGGTTTGTATGACATTTGAGACATACCTATAGTCCCCATATCTGGTCATGGACAAGACGGTTGCATCATCTTTCAATATACCAAGTCCGGTCAGAagcatttttattatattaacaGCGGGAATGAGAGCTGCGAAAAGTGCTCCCTGCCGGCCAGAACTGTAACATACTACTATCTATGATGAGCTCAATTAGATAGACATACACCGCGTCGACTAAATCAGTGGAAAGATAGTGTTACCTGAACATAGGCCAGCAAAGCATGAATGCTAGTCCCACAGTTATGTGAACAAGCTTCCTATTTAGTTTCTACAAGAGAAAAATATGTTCAGAAAGAGCATACAGAGACTAATAAATGCTTGAATATGGGATTCTCAAACATAGAcaccaaacaaataatagagCTATTGTTGGAGATGGATCTTTGAAGTTAGCCGTTGAAGTCGACTgttagttaattagttatgtCTAGTGATAGTCTGTGATGACAGTTGTGTACGAGTTCTATAAATAGATCATCTCGATCTGCTACGCGCACATATACACGTGTAATAGAATACAACTATACAAGTTCATCTGAATCATTTTATAAGGTTTCTTTTCAAGCCATTACA harbors:
- the LOC125219460 gene encoding protein NUCLEAR FUSION DEFECTIVE 4 isoform X2 codes for the protein MMGRFGEKFTSFYNNRWLVFVAAMWLQSCGGVGYVFGSISPVIKSNLSYNQKQVARLGVAKDLGDSVGFLPGILTDFLPLWGVLLVGAIQNLIGYGWVWLVVTGRTPVLPLWAMCILIFVGTNGETYFNTAALVSCVQNFPKNRGPVVGILKGFAGLSGAILTQVYALLHSPDQASLIFMIAVGPTIVAIALMFIIRPVGGHKQVRSSDGYSFTTIYGVCIILAAYLMGVMLVQDLVSVSETVVTIFTLILFVLLLFPIVIPITLNFRDPKPPEEESLLSPDNQQSSRSGDESPDIIFSEIEDEKPKEVDLLPASERQKRIAQLQSRLAQAAAEGAVRIKKRRPHRGEDFTMMEALVKADLWLIFFSLMLGSGSGLTVIDNLGQMSESLGYDNTQVFVSMISIFNFLGRVGGGYFSEIVVSDYAYPRPIAIAVAQVFMAIGHFLFAMGWPGSMFSDNVRCSREFHIRQ
- the LOC125219461 gene encoding 50S ribosomal protein L27, chloroplastic-like; amino-acid sequence: MAAVSLSFNLAGAFKGLSIASSSSSSFFRGDFGSIHVAQHAAVLLPMKPPLTIESAHKKGAGSTKNGRDSPGQRLGVKIFGDQAAKAGSIIVRQRGTKFHPGNNVGLGRDHTIFALIDGLVKFEKFGPDKKKISVYPREVQPENPNSYRARKRESFRLQRERRRARRDIREGIVAEPQLVLASIPEADEDAASC
- the LOC125219460 gene encoding protein NUCLEAR FUSION DEFECTIVE 4 isoform X1 yields the protein MMGRFGEKFTSFYNNRWLVFVAAMWLQSCGGVGYVFGSISPVIKSNLSYNQKQVARLGVAKDLGDSVGFLPGILTDFLPLWGVLLVGAIQNLIGYGWVWLVVTGRTPVLPLWAMCILIFVGTNGETYFNTAALVSCVQNFPKNRGPVVGILKGFAGLSGAILTQVYALLHSPDQASLIFMIAVGPTIVAIALMFIIRPVGGHKQVRSSDGYSFTTIYGVCIILAAYLMGVMLVQDLVSVSETVVTIFTLILFVLLLFPIVIPITLNFRDPKPPEEESLLSPDNQQSSRSGDESPDIIFSEIEDEKPKEVDLLPASERQKRIAQLQSRLAQAAAEGAVRIKKRRPHRGEDFTMMEALVKADLWLIFFSLMLGSGSGLTVIDNLGQMSESLGYDNTQVFVSMISIFNFLGRVGGGYFSEIVVSDYAYPRPIAIAVAQVFMAIGHFLFAMGWPGSMYVGTLLVGLGYGAHWAIIPATASELFGLKKFAALYNFLTLANPAGSLIMSGVLASSIYDSEAEKQAHGKNYIPRGISFSFPNFLRAEETLKCKGTICFCVTSLTLSGLCVVAVILSLILVYRTKSVYRNLYGSSRR
- the LOC125223034 gene encoding probable phytol kinase 3, chloroplastic; the protein is MASVAPSLVKHVRQHSTLHSSKTSKRRRYATCIHKDCFSFIQLPVLSPTPPRRTRFRTMFSDSVLVSDLIAEGVSGGVALSLLKLWEHTARRRVFDQKLNRKLVHITVGLAFMLCWPMFSSGRQGALFAALIPAVNIIKMLLTGLGILKDDATVLSMTRYGDYRELLKGPLYYAATITLASAVYWRTSPIAIAAVCNMCAGDGMADIVGRRFGGQKLPYNQNKSVNGSIAMASFGFLASLGIMMYYASFGFMEESVKLVIGFLVVSVATALVESHPFSTELDDNLTVPLTAVLVGSFVF